From the genome of Rhizobacter sp. AJA081-3:
GAAGGGCTCGGAGCCCGGCGCGCACATCCTGGCCGGCACGATCATGGACCCGCGCGCGCTCACCGAACTGTTCCCGAAGTGGAACGAGATGGACGCGCCGCTGAAGCAGGAGGTCACGGGCGACCAGTTCCTGTTCCTGAGCGAGACCGGCGCGAAGGCGACCCCAGAATTCCTGCTGCCCGACTGCTTCAAGAACCACGGCAACTACATCATCAGCCTGGGCACGCTGGTGCGCTGGCTCGGCCAGCAGGCCGAGGCGCTGGGGGTGGAGATCTTCCCCGGCTTCGCCGCAGCCGAAGTGCTCTACAACGACGACGGTTCGGTCAAGGGCGTGGCCACCGGCAACATGGGAGTGGGCAAGGACGGCGAACCGCACGACGGCTTCCAGATCGGCATGGAGCTGCACGCCAAGTACACGATCTTCGCCGAGGGCGCGCGCGGCCATCTCGGCAAGCAACTCATTGAGCGCTTCAAGCTGGACGCCGGCCGCGACCCGCAGAGCTACGGCATCGGTCTGAAGGAGCTGTGGGAGATCGACCCCGCCAAGCACCGGCCCGGCCACGTGATGCACACCGCCGGCTGGCCGCTGGACCCGGACACCTATGGCGGCTCGTTTGCCTATCACGCCGAGAACAACCAGCTGATGCTGGGCTTCGTGGTCGGCCTCGATTACGCGAACCCCTGGCTCAGCCCCTTCGAGGAGTTCCAGCGCTGGAAGACGCACCCCGAGATCCGCAAGCTGCTCGAAGGCGGCAAGCGCATCGGCTATGGCGCACGGGCCATCACCGCTGGCGGCATCCTCAGCCTGCCCAAGACGGTGTTCCGCGGCGGCGCACTGGTCGGCTGCGAGGCCGGCTACCTGAACGCCAGCCGAATCAAGGGCAGCCACGCCGCCATCAAGACCGGCATGCTCGCCGCCGAGGCCGCCTACGCGGCGCTGAAGGCCGGCCGCCAGCACGACGAACTGAGCGACTACCCGAAGTCCTTCGACGAGAGCTGGCTGCGCGAGGAGCTCGAGCTGTCGCGCAACTTCAAGCAGTGGTTCAAGAAGGGCCGCACCATCGCCACGCTGATGACCGGCATCGAGCAGTGGCTGTTGCCCAAGCTCGGCTTCAAGGCGCCGCCCTGGACGCTGCATCGCTCCGCTGCCGATCACACCTACCTGAAGCCGGCGGCCGAGTGCGCGCAGATCACTTACCCGAAGCCCGACGGCCAGATCACGTTCGACCGCCTGAGCTCGGTGTTCATCAGCAACACCAACCACGAAGAGAACCAGCCGGCGCACCTGACGCTCAAGCGCGCCGATGTGCCGGTGGCCACCAACTTGGCGAAGTACGCCGGCCCCGAGAGCCGCTACTGCCCGGCCGGCGTCTACGAGTTCGTCAAGAACGACGACGGCAGCGACCGCCTGCAGATCAACGCGCAGAACTGCGTGCACTGCAAGACCTGCGACATCAAGGACCCGACACAGAACATCGTCTGGGTCACGCCGGAAGGCGGTGGCGGGCCGAACTACGCAGGCATGTGAGGCCGCGGCCGCAGGCTCAGTGCCGGCGGCCGCCGTAGACCTGAGCCTGCGGTACGGCGAGCATCTGCTTGACCAGCGGCGCCCGCGCCTTGTCGGCCCAGTACGGGTGGGCCAGGTCGATCACCATGAACGGGCACGGCAGGTCGATGCGGTCGCGAAGTTCGGCCCACCAACTGTCGGCGTCCGGCTGGCCGAGCACCTTGGATCGCTCGATGACGACGATGCAGAAGCGCCAGCCCGGCGCGGCCTCGTCGGACTTGCGCACCACGAAGGCTCGGCCCGCGGCCTTCTCGCCGCGCAGCACCTCCTGGACCGAGCGCAGCGAGCGGCGGCTCAGGCCGCTGGGCTCGAAGTGCTGTGGCCCGTCGAAATCGTGCAGCGCCTCCATCGCTGCGGTGGACTGCGTCTCGCGCGTGCGCAGCAATGTGCGCCAGGTCTTCAACTCGTCGAAGCGTTCCTGCGCCTCCAGCCACCCCTCGCGGCGCTGCGCGGCGCTCCAGGCCCAGGGGTTGGCGCCGGCCTCCGCGACGCCGCGCAGCAGCTCGGAACCTTCGGCGCCGAGATCGGCCCGCGCGGCATCGACGATCAGCATGCCGAGCTCGTATCGCCCCGCCAGGTGATCGGGCCGTGCCTGCACGAGCTGGCGCAGTACCCGTTCGTACGCGATGTCCCCGTCGAGCAGGCGCGCCGCGCGTGCCCACAGCAGGTGGTCGTCGGGGTCGATCGGGCCGGCGGCGCTCTCCGCCTCCAACTCGGAGATCAGGTGTCGCTGGGCATTGGCGAAGCGATGCCGCTCGCCCCAGGGCCGCGCCACGTCATCGCGCCATGTGGCGTCGAGTCGGCCGACCCACTCGTCCAGGCCGCTGCCGAGCAGCACCTCGGCTGCGGAAGTCTCCGTCGACGCCGGCAGGCCCGGCTTGATCTGGGCAAAGTCGAGCCGGTCGCGCAGCGACGGATGCGTGTCGCTCAGGTCCGGCAGGCGCTTGAGGCCCTCGGCCAGCCAGGCCTTCGCCCGGGGGTGGCGAAGGCTGGCCGCCATGGCTTTGCACAGCTTGGCATAGGGCTGCTGCCCGGCTGGTGATGGCTCGGTGGCCGCGCTGCGGTAGACCTGCGGCCAGAACTCCTCCTGCAGAAAGCGCGCCTGCACCTCGATCGCCTGCAGGCCTTCGGCCGCATGCCTCTGGCCGACGATTTCGTGCGCCGCGCGATCGGCCTCGTACTCCTGCTGGCGCGACAGCACGAAGGCGCGCGCGTTGAATCGCGGGAAGAAATGGCGGAAGAAGAAGGCCAGCGCCAGGTCGGCGACGTTGCCTCCGATGTGGGCACGCTCGCGCGCCTGGGCCAGCATGAACCAGCTGCGCCGCGTGCGGTAGACCCACATGCCGAGCTTGCCGTGAGCGCCGCGAAGATGGCCGAACTCGTGGGCGATCACCGCGCCGAGCTGGCGTGGGCTCAGGCCCATCATCAGCGGCAGGCCGAGGATCAGCTCGTTGCGGTGCCAGCCGAGAAGGCCCAGGCGCGGCCGCTGGACCACGGCGGCATTCAGGTCGCCGTCGATCAGCACGCGGTCGGGCCGCGGCGCGCCCAGGCGCTTGCGGACCTTCTCGATTAGCTCGAACAGCCGCGGCGCATCCTTGGCCGTGATCGGCAGGCCCTGTGGCGCCGCCGGGCGCATCCACAGTGCGCGCAGCAGCGAGATCAGGAGAGACAGGCAGCCCAGCACCAGCATGATCTTCCAGCCCTGGACGCGGCCGTGCAGCAACTGGCCGGCACCCCACCAAAGACCGAGCGCGGAGGCGACGAGCGTGACGAGGATCGCCGCGTAGCCGAACGCCGCCATCGCTGCCGTGAAGCGCGCGAAGCGCTGCGGCGCGTGGCGGCTTTCGTGTTCGTAGTCCGCCACGAGGCGGCGGAACGCCTGATCGTCCATGCTGTTCTTCTCCCTGGCAGCAGTCTTGCCGAGAGCGCGGCGAGCGTTCTGTGGCCGGCTACGAGGCCTCAGGCGAGGTGCCAAGTTGTTCACGCAATCGGCCGGTGCCGCCGATTCGAGTCGATAGAATGCGAACGCCCATGAGCACCCTGCCCCGCCGCCGATTCATCGCCGCCCTCGTGGCGCTGCCCTTGGCTGCGCGGGCGCGCAGCAGCGAGCCGCGCGTGCTGGCCTTCAACCACCTGCACACCGGCGAGCGGCTCGAGCTGGAGTACTTCAGCGCCGGCGCCTACCTGCCGGATGCGCTGGGCGCCGTGAACCACCTGCTGCGCGACTTCCGCAGCGGCGATGTCGGCACCATCGATCCTGCCCTGCTCGACCTGCTGCACGCGCTGCGCGAGCGCACCGGCACGCACAGGCCGTTCCAGATCATCTCGGGCTATCGCTCGCCGGCCACCAACCAAATGCTGCACGAGCGCAGCAGCGGCGTGGCGACGAAGAGCCTGCACATGAGCGGCCAGGCCATCGACATCCGCCTGGCCGACGTGCCGCTGGCGCGGCTGCGCGATGCGGCCTTGGCGCTGCGCGGTGGCGGCGTGGGCTTCTACCCCGGATCGGATTTCGTCCACGTCGACACCGGGCGCGTTCGCGCCTGGTAGCGCGCTGCGCGCTTCAGCGCGTGCTGCGCGCGGCTGCGCGTTCCAGCGCGCGTTCGAGCGAGATGTCGTGGCCGTACAGGTCGTCGGCGAAGTGCAGCAGAGCGTCGTCGGGCGTGACCGCCGCGGTCACGTAGTACAGGATCACCGGCACCGGCTGGCTCAGGTTGACCTGCCGCGTCTTCCCGCCCGCCATCGCGGCCTCGATGCGTTCTCGCGTCCAGTCCGGCTGGTCGCGCAGGAGCCATGAGGCCAGTGCCGGCGGGTCCTCGACGCGCACGCAGCCGTGGCTGAAGTCGCGTCGACTGCGGCCGAACAGCTGCTGCGCCGGCGTGCCGTGCAGGTACACGTTGTCGTCGTTCGGGAAGATGAACTTGACCAGGCCCAGAGAGTTCTTCGGCCCCGGCCGCTGGCGGATGCGCAGCGTGCCGGCGCGCGCCGCCGCCAGGTTGTCGGGCGAGGCCTGCATCGGCTGCGCATCGTCGCCTTGCCCGGCCACCAGTTCCATGTCGTGGCGTTGCAGGTACAGCGGATCGGCCTCGGCCGCGGGCAGCACCTCGTTGCGCAGGATCGATCTGGGCACGTTCCAGTAGGGGCGGAAGATCAGGTGCGTCATCTCGTCGGCAAACACCGGCGTCTGCGTGCGCAGCGCGCGGCCGACGATGACGCCCATGCGCACGGCTGGCGCAGCCTCGGGCGCGCCGGCGTCCCAGGCCCACAGGCGGAACATGGGGATGTTGATGGCGATGAAGGGCCGGCCGCTGCGATGCGGCAACCAGCGCAGCCGCTCCATCGCGAGCTCGATCTGGCGCACGCGCTGCGTGGGCGTCGTGTTCAAGGCGGCGAGCGTGCCGCGTCCGATCACGCCATCGGCATCGAGACCGTGGCGGGACTGGAAGCGCCGCACGCCGGCCGCGAGTGCCTCGTCGTAGAGCGCCGAAGCCGGCGCCGAATCCGCCGGCAGGTCGCCGAAGGCGACGAGCCGCTCACGCAGAGCGACACTGCCTTCGTAGGTCTGCCCGGGCTGGAGCTTGCCGGCCTTGCCGAGCGCTGGCAGTGCTGCGAAGGTCGGCCCCGACGCGAGTTCTCGGTAGCGCGCCAAGGCCTGGCGCAACTGTCGGTACTGCGCCAAGGGCGGCGTGAGCTCGTCGGCCAGCGCGCGCAGTTGTGCGCCATCGGCGAGTGCCGACAGGCGCTGCGCGGTCTCGCCTTCCGGCAGGGGTTCGGCGACGACGCGAAAGCCCAGGTCCTTCGGCGTCACCCGGCCCTGATGCAGGTGGCGAAGGTAGCGCAGAACGGCCGCCTGAAGCGCGGCATCGGTGTCCGCCGCGGCCGGATCGAGGCGGTAGTCCGATGCGTCCAGGCCCTGCTCGCCGGCGCGGGCCAGCATGGCCTGTGCTTCGCCCGCCCAGGGCAGCGCGGCGCCTGCCACGCCGCAGCCCAGCACCAGGCCCAGCGCCGCCAGCGCGCGGCGCACCCTGCGCGCGACGCTCATCCGCGCGGCGTGCCCCAGTTCGGCGGCCGCTTGTCGATGAAGGCCTGCACGCCTTCGAGCGCGCTTTCATCCATCATGTTGCAGGCCATGGTCTGGCCGGCGTCGTCGTAGGCGGCGGCGATGCCCTTCTCGAGCTGCCGGTAGAACAGGCTCTTGCCCATGGCCAGCGCGACGCGCGGCTTGGCCACGATGGCCGCGACCAGCGATTCCACCGCCTCGTCCAGCGCCTCGGGTGCGGCGACGCGGTTGATCAGGCCCTTCGCCAGCGCCTCTTCGGCCGAGATGAAGCCGCCGGTGACGAGCATCTCGAACGCTGCCTTGCGCGACAGGTTGCGCGACAGGGCGACGCTGGGGGTCGAGCAGAACAGGCCGAGGTTGACGCCGGAGACGGCGAAGCGCGCATCGCGGCTGGCCACGGCGAGATCGCACATCGCCACGAGCTGGCAGCCTGCCGCGGTGGCGATGCCGTGCACTCGCGCGATCACCGGCACCGGCAACTTCTGCACTGCGAGCATCACCTGCGTGCATTGCGCGAACAGGCGCTGGTAGTAGTCGAGCGAGGGGTCGGCGCGCATCTCCTTCAGGTCGTGGCCGGCGCAGAAGGCCTTTCCCGCGGCGCCGAGCACGACGACACGCGCCGATTCGTCCCGTGCGACGGCGTCGAACTCGGCCTGCAGTGCGGCGAGCATGCCTTCGGACAGCGAATTGAAGGCGTTCGGCCGGTTCAGCGTCAGGCTGACGACGCCGCGCGCATCGGTGGAACGTTGCACCAGGGCTTCGGTGGATGTCATCTCGGTCTCCTCACTCGATCGCCGAGGCGCTCTTGGCGCGCTCGCGCAGCTGGAACTTCTGGATCTTGCCGGTCGATGTCTTGGGAATCGGCTCGAAGCGGATCTCGCGCGGCACCTTGTAGCCGGCGAGCAGCGTCTTGCAGTGGGCGATCAGCTCTTCCGCGCTCGGATTCGAGCCCGGCTTGAGCTCGACGAAGGCCAGCGGCGTCTCGCCCCACTTCGGGTGCGGCCGCGCCACCACCGCGCAGGCCATCACCGCCGGGTGGCGGTACAGCGCGTCTTCGACCTCGATGGAGCTGATGTTCTCGCCGCCGGAGATGATGATGTCCTTGCTGCGGTCCTTGATCTTCACGTAGCGGTCGGGCTCCATCACCGCCAGGTCGCCTGTGTGGAACCAGCCGCCCTCGAAAGCTTTGCCGGTGGACTTCGGGTTCTTCAGATAGCCCTTCATGACGATGTTGCCGCGGAACATGATCTCGCCCATGGTCTGCCCGTCGGCGGGCGTTTCGCGCATCGTTTCCGGGTCCATCACCGTCATGCCTTCCTGCAGCATGTAGCGCACGCCCTGGCGGCCGTTCAGGCGCGCCTGCTCCGACAGGCTCTCGCCCGCCCAGCTGTCGCGCTTGACGGCGACCGAGGCGGGACCGTAGACCTCGGTGAGACCGTACACGTGCGTGATGTCGAAGCCCAGCTTCGCCATGCCCTCGATCATCGCGGCGGGCGGCGCCGCGCCGGCGACCATGCCGCGCACCTTCTGGCGGATGCCGGCGCGCATCTCATCGGGCGCGGCGATGATCAGGTTGTGAACGATCGGCGCTGCGCAGTAGTGGTCGACGCCGTGCTCGCGCATCGCTGCCAGGATGGCCGGAGCTTCCACGCGGCGCAGGCACACATGCGTGCCGCCGAGCATGGCCACCGTCCAGGGGAAGCACCAGCCGTTGCAGTGGAACATCGGCAGCGTCCAGAGGTACTTCGGGAAATGCGGCATGGTCCAGGTGGCCGCATTGCACACCGCGTTGAGGTAGGCGCCGCGGTGGTGCGTCACCACGCCCTTGGGGTCGCCGGTGGTGCCCGAGGTGTAGCTGACGGCGATGGCGTCCCACTCGTCGGCAGGCGCATCGAGGGTCGCCAGCGGATCGTGAGCCGCGAGCAGCGCCTCGTACTCGTGCGTGCCGAGACGCTCGCCGGCGCCGGTGTATTCGCTGTCGTCGACATCGATCACCACCGGCGTGCGGCCATGATCTTCCTTCAGCAGGCGCAGCGCCTCGCGCATGGTCGGCGCGAACTCGCGGTCGGTGATCACCACCGCGGCTTCACAGTGGTTCATCTGCCAGGCCAGCAAGGGTGCATCCAGCCGCGTGTTCAGCGTGTTGATCACCGCGTTGAGCGCCGGGATCGCGTAGTGCGCCTCGACCATCTCCGGCGTGTTGGGCAGCATCACCGTCACGGTCGTGCCGCGCGCGACGCCAAGGCTGCGAAGGGCCGCAGCCAGCCGTGCCGAACGCTCGCGCACGGACTTCCAGTCGTAGCGGCGCTGGCCGTGGATCACCGCAGGCAGGTCGCCGAAAACCTCGGCACTGCGCTCGACGAAATTGACAGGCGTCAAGGCCGCGAAGTTCGCTGCGTTGCGGTCGAGGTGCTGGTCGTAGATGCTGCTCATGCGAAGGGCCTTGTGCTGCCGGGCTTGGCGAGGAATCTTACGCGCCGGCGTGTCGCGCCCCGGGAACATGCCGATGCGCCGAGGCGCGCCGCGGCGAAAATGGCGCGGCCCCCCTCAAGAGGTCGCATGGGTTCCGAAGCAGTACGAGAGAACGCCCACGAGCGCGCCCTCCCCGCGTCGGCGGATGCACTGGACGCCCAGGTCCGCGACGCCCAGTACGCGATGATCTTCGACCGCTCCCGCGCGTCGAACCTGATCGGCACCCCGTTCGCGGTGCTGGTGTGCTGGGTCCTGTGGGGTGCCATCGATCACCGGCTGCTGCTGGGCTGGCTGGGCCTGAAGGCCAGCGTCACGCTCTGGCGGCTGGCCGTCACTCGGGCCTACGACCGGGGCGGGCCGCAGCAGACACCGCGCTGGGGCCGGCATTTCCTGTGGGCCCTGACGGCCGAAGGAACCGTGTTCGGGCTGCTCGGCACCGTGCTGCTGCCGCTGAACGACCCGGCGCTGGCGGCCACCATGATCGCCACGCTGCTGGGCATTGCCGCGATCGGCCTGGTGGTGCTGTCGATGAGCCTGCCGGCCTCGCTGGCGCTGACGGTGCCTGCCGTCCTGCCGGCGGCCGTGTTGCAGTTCTGGCTCGCCGACGCGGTGGCGGTCTACACCGGCGTGGGCATGCTGGTCTTCCTCGGGCTGGTGTTCGTCGAGGGGCGTCGCGCCAGCGAGCACACCCGCGCCATGCTGCGCCTGAGATTCCAGATGGACGAACTGGCCACGCAGCGCCAGCAGGCGCTGGACCAGGCCGAGCGCAGCAACGCGGTGAAGAGCCAGTTCCTGGCCACCATGAGCCACGAAATGCGCACGCCGCTGCACGGCCTGCTGGGCATGGCCCGCCTGCTGCAGCGCGAGGCGCCGCAACTCAGCCCCGACAAGCAGGCCGAAAGCCTGCAGATCGTCGAGCGCACCGGCGAACACCTGCTGGGCATCATCAACGACGTGCTCGACCATTCGCGCATCGAGAGCGGCCACCTGCGCCTGCTGCGCCAGGGTTTCGACCTGCGTGCCCTGCTCGTCTCGGTGGTCGGCCTGCTCAAGCCAGCCGCGCTCGAGAAGGGCCTCGGCCTGAACCTCGTCGACCTGCTGCCGGCGCGATGCCACGTCGAGGGCGATGCGAACCGGCTGCGCCAGGTGCTTCTCAACCTGGCCGGCAATGCCGTCAAGTTCACCGACCACGGCGGCGTCACGATCGCCGCGCGCCGCGATGCCGGCGGCACGGTGGTGATCGACGTCAGCGACACCGGCCCGGGCGTGCCGTTGGGTGAACGCGAACGCATCTTCGATGCCTTCCGGCAGCTCGACGGATCGTTCTCGCGGCGCCATGGCGGCACCGGCCTGGGCTTGACGATCTCGCGCGACCTGATGATCGCGATGGGTGGCTCGCTCGAATGCCTGGATGCGCCGGGCGGTGGTGCGCTGTTCCGGCTGAACGTGAGTCTGCCCGACGCGCTGATGACCCTGCCCATCGGCCCGGCCGAAGCGCCGGGCCCCGCTGTGCCCACGTTGCTGCGCGGCCGCGTTCTGCTGGTGGAGGACAACCCGGTCAATGCGCTGGTTGCCGAAGCCTCTCTGCGCCGCCTCGGGCTGGAGGTGGAAAGCGTCGCCGACGGCGAAGGCGCCGTGGCGCTGGCCACCCGGGATCCGTTCGACCTGATCCTGATGGATTGCCAGATGCCGGGGATCGACGGCTTCGAGGCCACCGCGCGAATCCGCGAGTTCGAACGCACCGCCAGCCGCCGGCCGGTGCCGATCGTGGCGCTGACCGCCAATGCGATGGCGGGCGACCGCGAGCGCAGCCTGGGCGCCGGCATGAACGATCACCTGGCCAAGCCCTTCCACGACGACGAGCTCGGCGGCGTGCTACGGCGTCACCTGGCCGCCTGAGCGGGGCGCGCCTGGTCGCTAAGCACTCGCGGCAGCGAGTGCCTGGTCGATGTCCCAGAGGATGTCGTCGACATGCTCGATGCCCACCGACATGCGCACCATGTCGGGCAGTACGCCGGCAGCGATCTGCTGCGCTTCGTCGAGCTGGCGGTGCGTCGTCGAGGCCGGATGGATGATCAGCGTGCGCGTGTCGCCGATGTTGGCCAGGTGGCTCATGAACTGCGCCGACTCGATGAACTTCACGCCGGCGGCGATGCCCCCCTTGACGCCGAAGGCGAGCAGCCCCGAGGCGCCGCGCATCTGGCGCTGCACGAGCGCGTGCTGCGGGTGCTCGGGCAATCCGGGATAGCTGACCCAGCTCACCTGAGGGTGCGACCTCAAGTATTCGGCCACGCGCAGCGCGTTGCTGCAGTGCCGCTCCATGCGCAGGTGCAGCGTCTCGGTGCCTTGCAGGATCTGCCAGGCAGCCATCGGCGACAGCGCCGCGCCGTACACGCGCAGCGTCTCCATGCGGGCGCGCATGGTGAATCCGAAGTCGCCGAAGGTCTCGTAGAACTTCACGCCGTGGTAGCCGGGCGACCGCTCGGTCATGCCCGGGAACTTGCCGTTGTCCCAGGGAAACTTGCCGCTTTCCACGATGACGCCAGCCAGCGTCGTGCCATGGCCGCCGAGGTACTTGGTGGCCGAGTGCACGACGATGTCGGCGCCGAAGCGGATCGGGTTGCACAGGAAGGGCGACGGCACCGTGTTGTCGATCACCAGCGGCACGCCGTGGGCATGGGCCACGTCGGCCACGGCCTGGATGTCGAGCACCGTCAGGCTCGGGTTGCCCAGGCTCTCGGCGAACACGGCGCGGGTGTTCGGGCGCATCGCGGTGGCAAAGGCGTCGGGCTTCGTGGCATCGACGAACGTGGTCTCGATGCCGAACTTCTTCAGGTTCACGGCCAGCATGGTCACCGTGCCGCCGTACAGCGCACCGGCGGCGACCACGTGGTCGCCCTGCTGCAGGATGGTCATCAGCGCCATCGCCTCGGCGGCCATGCCGCTGGCCGAGGCCACCGCGGCGCGGCCGCCTTCGAGCGCGGCCACACGTTCCTCCAGCGCCGCCACCGTGGGATTGGACAGGCGCGAGTAGACGTTGCCGAAGGTCTGCAGGTTGAACAGCGACGCGGCGTGGTCGGCGCTGTCGAACACGAAGCTGGTGGTCTGGTAGATCGGCAAGGCGCGCGCGCCCGTGGCGGCGTCGGGGATCTGGCCGGCGTGGATGGCGAGCGTTTCGGGCTGGAAGACGTGGTCGGCCATGGCGATCCTCAGACAGGGCGGCGGGCCGAGATCACGCGGGTGTTGACGCCGGCCCAGTGCAGGCCGCCGAACAGACGCGCATGTTCGATCTTCACGCAGCGGTCCATCACCGAATCGAGCCCGGCCTCACGCGCGATGGCATCGGCCTCGAGGTTCACCATGCCGAGCTGCTGCCACAGGCACTTCGCGCCGATGGCCACGGCCGAGCGCGCGATCGGCGGCACATCGGCCGCCTTGCGGAACACGTCGACCATGTCCACAGGGAACGGGATCGCCTCCAGGCTCGGGTAGCAGGCCTCGCCCAGCACCTGCTCGTAGCGCGGATTGACCGGCACGATGCGGTAGCCGTGCTCCTGCATGTACTTGGCGGCGAAGTAGCTCGGCCGGTGCCATTCGGCCGACAGGCCCACCACCGCGACGGTGCGGCAGGTCTTCAGGATGCGGCGCAGTTCGGCGATGGTGTCGGCCATGCTCGCGACGATAGCAGGCGAGCGTCGCGTGCCAAAGAAAAGGGCCCGGCATCGCCGGGCCCGCTGTCCTGTCGTGCGCGAAGCGCGTCAGGCGTGCTTCTTGTCGAAGAACTGCTCGTCTTCCGTCGAGCCCTTCAGCGCGGCGGTCGAGGCCTCGCGCTCGATGGTCGTCGTCACGGCGTCGAAGTAGCCGGTGCCGACCTCGCGCTGGTGCTTCACCGCGGTGAAACCACGCTCGGCGGCAGCGAATTCCTTCTCCTGCAGCTCGACGAAGGCGCTCATGTTGTTGCGCGCATAGCCGTAGGCCAGGTCGAACATGCCGTAGTTCAGGCTGTGGAAGCCGGCCAGCGTGATGAACTGGAACTTGTAGCCCATCGCGCCCAGCTCGCGCTGGAACTTGGCGATCGTCGCGTCGTCGAGGTTCTTCTTCCAGTTGAACGAGGGCGAGCAGTTGTAGGCCAGCAGCTTGCCCGGGAACTTGGCATGGATCGCGTCGGCGAAGGCCTTGGCGAAGGCCAGGTCGGGCTTGCCGGTCTCGCACCAGATCAGGTCGGCATACTCGGCATAGGCCAGGCCGCGGCTGATCGATTGCTCCAGGCCATTGCGCGTCTTGAAGAAGCCTTCGACGGTGCGCTCGCCGGTCAGGAAGGGCTTGTCATTGGCGTCGACGTCGCTGGTGACGAGGTCGGCAGCTTCCGCGTCGGTGCGGGCCAGCAGGATGGTCGGCGTGCCCATCACGTCGGCAGCCAGGCGCGCGGCGACGAGCTTGGCGACGGCTTCACGCGTGGGCACCAGCACCTTGCCACCCATGTGGCCGCACTTCTTCACCGAAGCGAGCTGGTCTTCGAAGTGCACGCCGGCCGCGCCCGCGTCGATCATCGACTTCATCAGTTCAAAGGCGTTCAGCACGCCGCCGAAGCCGGCTTCCGCATCGGCCACGATGGGCGCGAAGTAGTCGATGTCGTTCTTGCCTTCGCTCCACTGGATCTCGTCGGCGCGCTTGAAGGTGGCGTTGATGCGCTTGACGACCTTCGGCACCGAGTCCACCGCGTACAGCGACTGGTCGGGGTACATCTCGCCGTTGCTGTTGGCGTCGCCCGCAACCTGCCAGCCCGACAGGTAGATGGCCTTCAGGCCGGCCTTGACCTGCTGCATGGCCTGGTTGCCAGTCAGCGCTCCCAGCGAGTTGACGAAGGGCTCGGTGTTGATCAGCTTCCACAGCTTCTCGGCGCCGCGCTTGGCGAGCGTGTGCTCGATGGGCAGCGAACCGCGCAGGCGCACCACGTCGGCGGCGGTGTAGCCGCGCTTGATGCCCTTCCAGCGCGGGTTCTCGGCCCAATCCTTCTCGAGGGCGGCAATTTGTTGGTCGCGGGTCAGATTCGTCATGAGGACCTCCGTGGGTGTGAAGACAAGGACAGAAAGCGAAATCTCTGGCCTCAAGGTTAGTCCGGTGCGCGACAGCTGGGAAGACTTATGTCTTATAGAAGACTAAAAATGTTCTTTCGTAAAATCAACAGGTTATGCTCATCTTGCCGGGATGCGAAACGCCATCCTTCACAATGAGAAAGATTGTGGCAGTGCAGCACGAGCGTCTTCCGCAATGCAAAACGTTCATCCCTGATCGTGAAATGAGCTCGAACGCTTCGCGACCCTATGATCGCCGGCCGGTTTCAGCGGGTCCGCCGATGAG
Proteins encoded in this window:
- a CDS encoding DUF882 domain-containing protein, yielding MSTLPRRRFIAALVALPLAARARSSEPRVLAFNHLHTGERLELEYFSAGAYLPDALGAVNHLLRDFRSGDVGTIDPALLDLLHALRERTGTHRPFQIISGYRSPATNQMLHERSSGVATKSLHMSGQAIDIRLADVPLARLRDAALALRGGGVGFYPGSDFVHVDTGRVRAW
- a CDS encoding electron transfer flavoprotein-ubiquinone oxidoreductase, giving the protein MSPQQILEQYGPREAMEYDVVVVGGGPAGLATAIRLKQLAALEGGEVSVVVLEKGSEPGAHILAGTIMDPRALTELFPKWNEMDAPLKQEVTGDQFLFLSETGAKATPEFLLPDCFKNHGNYIISLGTLVRWLGQQAEALGVEIFPGFAAAEVLYNDDGSVKGVATGNMGVGKDGEPHDGFQIGMELHAKYTIFAEGARGHLGKQLIERFKLDAGRDPQSYGIGLKELWEIDPAKHRPGHVMHTAGWPLDPDTYGGSFAYHAENNQLMLGFVVGLDYANPWLSPFEEFQRWKTHPEIRKLLEGGKRIGYGARAITAGGILSLPKTVFRGGALVGCEAGYLNASRIKGSHAAIKTGMLAAEAAYAALKAGRQHDELSDYPKSFDESWLREELELSRNFKQWFKKGRTIATLMTGIEQWLLPKLGFKAPPWTLHRSAADHTYLKPAAECAQITYPKPDGQITFDRLSSVFISNTNHEENQPAHLTLKRADVPVATNLAKYAGPESRYCPAGVYEFVKNDDGSDRLQINAQNCVHCKTCDIKDPTQNIVWVTPEGGGGPNYAGM
- a CDS encoding murein L,D-transpeptidase, with protein sequence MSVARRVRRALAALGLVLGCGVAGAALPWAGEAQAMLARAGEQGLDASDYRLDPAAADTDAALQAAVLRYLRHLHQGRVTPKDLGFRVVAEPLPEGETAQRLSALADGAQLRALADELTPPLAQYRQLRQALARYRELASGPTFAALPALGKAGKLQPGQTYEGSVALRERLVAFGDLPADSAPASALYDEALAAGVRRFQSRHGLDADGVIGRGTLAALNTTPTQRVRQIELAMERLRWLPHRSGRPFIAINIPMFRLWAWDAGAPEAAPAVRMGVIVGRALRTQTPVFADEMTHLIFRPYWNVPRSILRNEVLPAAEADPLYLQRHDMELVAGQGDDAQPMQASPDNLAAARAGTLRIRQRPGPKNSLGLVKFIFPNDDNVYLHGTPAQQLFGRSRRDFSHGCVRVEDPPALASWLLRDQPDWTRERIEAAMAGGKTRQVNLSQPVPVILYYVTAAVTPDDALLHFADDLYGHDISLERALERAAARSTR
- a CDS encoding M48 family metallopeptidase → MDDQAFRRLVADYEHESRHAPQRFARFTAAMAAFGYAAILVTLVASALGLWWGAGQLLHGRVQGWKIMLVLGCLSLLISLLRALWMRPAAPQGLPITAKDAPRLFELIEKVRKRLGAPRPDRVLIDGDLNAAVVQRPRLGLLGWHRNELILGLPLMMGLSPRQLGAVIAHEFGHLRGAHGKLGMWVYRTRRSWFMLAQARERAHIGGNVADLALAFFFRHFFPRFNARAFVLSRQQEYEADRAAHEIVGQRHAAEGLQAIEVQARFLQEEFWPQVYRSAATEPSPAGQQPYAKLCKAMAASLRHPRAKAWLAEGLKRLPDLSDTHPSLRDRLDFAQIKPGLPASTETSAAEVLLGSGLDEWVGRLDATWRDDVARPWGERHRFANAQRHLISELEAESAAGPIDPDDHLLWARAARLLDGDIAYERVLRQLVQARPDHLAGRYELGMLIVDAARADLGAEGSELLRGVAEAGANPWAWSAAQRREGWLEAQERFDELKTWRTLLRTRETQSTAAMEALHDFDGPQHFEPSGLSRRSLRSVQEVLRGEKAAGRAFVVRKSDEAAPGWRFCIVVIERSKVLGQPDADSWWAELRDRIDLPCPFMVIDLAHPYWADKARAPLVKQMLAVPQAQVYGGRRH
- a CDS encoding enoyl-CoA hydratase; protein product: MTSTEALVQRSTDARGVVSLTLNRPNAFNSLSEGMLAALQAEFDAVARDESARVVVLGAAGKAFCAGHDLKEMRADPSLDYYQRLFAQCTQVMLAVQKLPVPVIARVHGIATAAGCQLVAMCDLAVASRDARFAVSGVNLGLFCSTPSVALSRNLSRKAAFEMLVTGGFISAEEALAKGLINRVAAPEALDEAVESLVAAIVAKPRVALAMGKSLFYRQLEKGIAAAYDDAGQTMACNMMDESALEGVQAFIDKRPPNWGTPRG